The sequence below is a genomic window from bacterium.
TCCGGACTGCGGCGCCGCCATCAAATGGTATCAGAATATCCCAGTCCTCAGCTATCTGCTCTTGCGGGGTAGGTGTCAGCAGTGCCAAAAGAAGATCTCGGTGCAATACCCGTTGGTGGAGCTGTCGGGAGGCCTGCTTTTTGCCGCCGCTT
It includes:
- a CDS encoding prepilin peptidase codes for the protein MTIALIFFLFGLVFGSFANVCIWRIPRKEEVALKPSHCPDCGAAIKWYQNIPVLSYLLLRGRCQQCQKKISVQYPLVELSGGLLFAAA